DNA sequence from the Oxalobacteraceae sp. CFBP 8761 genome:
ATCGCGTCCGACCCGATGCCGCCCAGCGTGGCCGACAGCTATATCATTTTCAAGCCCGAGTCCGCGTGGCCCAGGCCAAGACGTTCGCGCGCCGCCGTGCAAGAGGCGATCCGCACGGCGCTCGAACGCCTGCCCGGCAACAGCTACGAATTCAGCCAGCCGATCCAGCTGCGCGTGAACGAACTGATTTCGGGCGTGCGCAGCGACGTCGCCGTCAAGCTGTTCGGCGACGACCTGGGGGTGCTGGAAGCGACCGCTGGCCAGATCGCGGCCAGTCTGCGCACGGTGCCTGGCGCGGCCGAGGTGCAGGTCGAGGCGACGTCCGGCCTGCCGATCCTGCAGATCCGGGTCGACCGCGAGCGCGCCGCGCGCATGGGCCTGAACATCGGCGACGTGCAGGAAATGATCGCGACCGCCACCGCCGGGCGCGTGGCCGGTACCCTGTTCGAAGGTGACCGCCGCTTCGACATCGTGGTGCGTCTGCCGGAAGACAGGCGCTCCGACATCGACGCGCTGCGCCGGCTGCCGGTGGCATTGCCCGGCACGAAGGAGGGAGGACACAGCTTCATCACGCTGGGCGAAATCGCCACTTTCGACGTCGCACCTGGCCCGAACCAGCTCAGTCGCGAAGAAGGCAAGCGCCGCGTGGTCATCACTGCCAACGTGCGCGGGCGCGACATCGGCTCGTTCGTCGCGGCAGCGCAGGCGCGCATCGCCGAAGACGTACGGATCGCTCCCGGCTACTGGACGGCCTGGGGCGGCCAGTTCGAGCACCTGACCGCTGCCGCCGAGCGCCTGCGCCTGATCGTGCCGGCCTCGCTGCTGCTGGTGTTCGTGCTGCTGTACCTGGTTTTCAACAACCTGCGCGATGGCCTGCTGGTGTTCACCGGGATTCCGTTCGCGCTGGCCGGCGGCGTGGCCGCGCTGTGGGCGCGCGGCATCCCGTTGTCGATGTCGGCGGCGGTGGGCTTCATCGCGCTCTCGGGTGTGGCGGTGCTCAATGGCCTGGTGCTGATCGCGTTCATCCGCAGCCTGCGCGAAGAGGGAGTGGCGCTACCCGATGCAGTGCGCGATGGCGCCCTGGCACGCCTGCGGCCGGTGCTGATGACGGCGCTGGTGGCCTCGCTGGGCTTCGTACCGATGGCGCTGGCGACCGGCACCGGCGCCGAGGTCCAGCGCCCGCTCGCCACGGTGGTCATCGGCGGGGTGTTGTCGTCGACCGTGCTGACGTTGTTATTGCTGCCCGTGTTGTATGAATGGGCTCACCGTGCAGGCCTGCGCACAGCGCGTAAAAATATCCTCTAGTCAATAGAACAAGGCCGATTGTCTACATCGGAAATGGTATAGTTGGATTTTTACCAGCACTCTGCCACAGCAGCCCGGAATGATCGGGATATTGTGCGGCGCCACCTATTATTTGAGGACACGACAGATGAGCATGAACGATTATGCGGACCGGATCAGCCAGGCGATTCTTGCAGAAGAATCAGGGATTGGCGCAGAATGGCTCGCCCAGCTGGAGTCGATCACGGTGCGCAGCAGCGGCGCGGCGCGCGAGCAGTTGCGCGCCCATTGCCAGCAGCTGCTGAAGGCGTTCGCAGTCGCGACCCGCAGCGGTGAACTCGAGAACATCGAGCACCGTTCGTGGGACGAAGTGCGCGACCTGCTCAGCGAAATCTCGGCCACCCGCGCCAAGGCCGGCTCCACCCCGGCCGAAACGGCAACGCTCGTGTTCTCGCTCAAGCAGCCGCTGTTCGCGCGCCTGCGCGACGCGTTCGAGAGCGATGCCGATGGCCTGGCGACAGCATCATGGACCGTCAACACGCTGATCGACAAGCTGGGCCTGTACACGATCGAAGTGTTCCAGAAAACGAAGGACCAGATCATCGTGCGCCAGCAGCAGGAGCTGCTCGAGCTGTCCACGCCCGTGGTCAAGCTGTGGAACGGCATCCTGGCGCTGCCGCTGATCGGCACCCTCGATTCGGCCCGCACCCAGGTGGTGATGGAAAACATCCTGCAAAAGATCGTCGACACGGGCGCCATCATCGCGATCATCGACATCACCGGCGTGCCGACCGTCGACACGCTCGTGGCCCAGCACCTGATGAAGACCATCGCGGCCGCGCGCCTGATGGGCGCCGACTGCATCATCAGCGGCATCCGCCCGCAGATCGCGCAAACCATCGTGCACCTGGGCGTGAACCTGGAAGACGTGATCACCAAGGCCACGCTGGCCGACGCCTTCCTGGTCGCGCTCGAGCGCACCGGTGCGTCGATCATGATCAAGAACGCAGCCTGAGGCGAGTGCTATGGAACGTATCCCGATCCTGCGCATGGGCGACCTGTTGCTGGTGACGATCCAGGTCGACATGCATGACCGCCTGGCGATGCAATTGCAGGACGATCTGACCCAGCGCATCGTCAGCGACAGTGCCAAGGGCGTCCTGATCGACATCTCGGCGCTCGACCTGGTCGACTCCTTCATCGGCCGCATGATCAGCAATACCGCCGCCATGGCGCGCGTGCTCGACGCCCGCACCGTGGTGGTGGGCATGCAGCCGGCGGTGGCGATCACGCTGGTCGAACTCGGATTGACCCTGCATGGCGTTCAGACGGCGCTCAATGTCGAGAAGGGCATGGCCCTGCTCGGAAAGAGCTATCGATAATGGTCGACGCGCAAACCCAGACGGTGCTGTTCGAGACACCGCTGCTGGAGCATCGCCGCGCGCAGCGCACCGGCCGCGTGACCTTGCGCCTGCGCTCGGATGAAGACGTGGTGGGCGTGCGCAAGCAGGTGCGCGAACGCGCAGTGGCGATCGGTCTCTCGCTGGTCGACCAGACCAAGCTGGTGACGGCGGCCAGTGAACTGGCACGCAATACCATCAAATACGGCGGCGGCGGCGAGGTGCATCTCGATGCCTTCGACGACGGCGCGCGCCTTGGCATCGGGCTGTTGTTCGTCGACGCCGGCCAGGGCATCCCGAATATCGAGAGCGCACTGCGTGACGGTTTCACCACTGGCGGCGGCCTGGGCCTCGGCCTGGGAGGCTCCAAGCGGCTGGTCGACGAATTCGACATCGACAGCCGTCCGAAGGAGGGCACTGCGGTGCTGATTATCAAATGGAAACGCTGATCAGTTCTCAGTCGTCGCACTTCGTCTTTACCCTCACCCATGCCAGCGATGTCGCGGCCGTGCGCCGCGCCGGCCAGAAGGTCGCCGACTCGCTGGGCTTCAATGAAGTCAAGGCCGGCCAGCTGGCCCTGATCATCACCGAAGCTGCCACCAACATCCTCAAGCACGCCGGCGAAGGCGCCATGCACGTCGGTCCGGCGCAGTCGCCGGCCGGCATCGGCGTCGATGTGCTGGCGCTCGACAAGGGCCCCGGCATCGCCGACATCGACAAC
Encoded proteins:
- a CDS encoding STAS domain-containing protein encodes the protein MSMNDYADRISQAILAEESGIGAEWLAQLESITVRSSGAAREQLRAHCQQLLKAFAVATRSGELENIEHRSWDEVRDLLSEISATRAKAGSTPAETATLVFSLKQPLFARLRDAFESDADGLATASWTVNTLIDKLGLYTIEVFQKTKDQIIVRQQQELLELSTPVVKLWNGILALPLIGTLDSARTQVVMENILQKIVDTGAIIAIIDITGVPTVDTLVAQHLMKTIAAARLMGADCIISGIRPQIAQTIVHLGVNLEDVITKATLADAFLVALERTGASIMIKNAA
- a CDS encoding STAS domain-containing protein codes for the protein MERIPILRMGDLLLVTIQVDMHDRLAMQLQDDLTQRIVSDSAKGVLIDISALDLVDSFIGRMISNTAAMARVLDARTVVVGMQPAVAITLVELGLTLHGVQTALNVEKGMALLGKSYR
- a CDS encoding anti-sigma regulatory factor, whose product is MVDAQTQTVLFETPLLEHRRAQRTGRVTLRLRSDEDVVGVRKQVRERAVAIGLSLVDQTKLVTAASELARNTIKYGGGGEVHLDAFDDGARLGIGLLFVDAGQGIPNIESALRDGFTTGGGLGLGLGGSKRLVDEFDIDSRPKEGTAVLIIKWKR